The Pseudomonas kermanshahensis genome includes a window with the following:
- a CDS encoding ABC transporter permease: MIANLSSTVSSDKPQADNAPASSVDALYKSSLRVLRHLLRNPMTLAGLLVALLLVVVAAFAPWIATHDPVVQNLANALQAPGAAHWFGTDEYGRDIFSRLVYGSRITLYIITLVTVIVGPIGLFIGTVSGYFGGVVDTVFMRITDIFISFPSLVLALAFIAALGPGLEHAVVAIALTSWPPIARLARAETLSLRKADFVVAVELQGASSTRIILRHIVPMCLSSVIIRLTMNMAGIILTAAALGFLGLGAQAPLPEWGAMISTGRRYMLECWWLVAVPGAAIMLVSLAFNLLGDGLRDILDPRSE; this comes from the coding sequence ATGATTGCCAACCTGTCTTCTACCGTTTCAAGCGACAAGCCGCAGGCCGACAACGCACCTGCGTCCAGTGTCGATGCGCTGTACAAAAGCAGCCTGCGGGTGCTGCGCCACCTGCTGCGCAACCCGATGACCCTGGCTGGCCTGCTGGTGGCCTTGCTGCTGGTGGTGGTCGCCGCCTTCGCGCCGTGGATCGCCACCCATGACCCGGTCGTGCAGAACCTCGCCAACGCCCTGCAGGCACCCGGTGCCGCGCACTGGTTCGGCACCGACGAGTACGGCCGCGACATCTTTAGCCGGCTGGTGTACGGCTCACGCATCACCCTGTACATCATTACCCTGGTGACCGTGATCGTCGGCCCGATCGGGTTGTTCATCGGCACGGTGTCGGGGTATTTCGGTGGCGTCGTCGACACCGTGTTCATGCGCATCACCGATATTTTCATCTCGTTCCCAAGCCTGGTGCTGGCGCTGGCGTTCATTGCTGCGCTCGGCCCTGGCCTGGAGCATGCCGTGGTCGCCATCGCGCTGACCTCATGGCCGCCGATCGCTCGCCTGGCGCGGGCCGAAACGCTGTCGCTGCGCAAGGCTGACTTTGTCGTTGCGGTCGAGCTGCAGGGCGCGTCGTCGACGCGGATCATCCTGCGCCACATCGTGCCGATGTGCCTGTCGTCGGTGATCATCCGCCTGACCATGAACATGGCCGGCATCATCCTCACCGCGGCTGCATTGGGCTTTCTTGGCCTGGGCGCGCAGGCGCCGTTGCCGGAGTGGGGCGCGATGATCTCCACCGGCCGACGCTACATGCTCGAATGCTGGTGGCTGGTGGCCGTACCGGGGGCTGCGATCATGCTGGTGAGCCTGGCGTTCAACCTGTTGGGCGATGGCCTGCGGGACATTCTCGACCCGCGTAGCGAGTAA
- a CDS encoding glycosyl hydrolase family 28 protein produces the protein MPHANTATTRSLLTVLALGFSSPLWALEAPSKVLVPTLAYDDQQIILVWEKPADPADIADYHVYANGKLLGGSNANNGHVSPAKPYIDRFYEQDTRNFHHRIAIHSYTAVGLAPDTEYRFTVRSVDHAGKESADSPVIVQRTTAVPALFDVRHYGAKGDGQTLDTAAIQKAIDACTVGCKVLLPAGTYKSGALYLKSNMTLEIAEGATLLGSERAEDYPRDGYIQYPYSTTVRPASLINALPRDPRAHQAFENIRIVGKGVIDGNGWKRNADIVDERGQPLPFYLPSDNTRYLQDGVLAKAQVARAVAEGMNVKDAYGQMRSSLVTLRNVKNVFYGGFTVLNPAYHGIMNLETENVVLANTTHKTYDANNGDGIEFANSRGALVFNNFFDTGDDCVNFAAGTGADAVKQRPQEDAWIFNNYFRKGHGMVVAGSHTGAWIQNILAEDNVSDGTDTGLRMKSTNFMGGGARNVVFRDSAMRNTVKQAFIFTLDYNDPNAKLDYKKSTIAGQFRDVRVSNVTVENAQLAAIEVKGDSLHGAYHQGLSFERVRFSGPAKAKIDGLKGSRFDTVHFSETGSANPWQVSASDGLVFEDVQPAPEAAHSL, from the coding sequence ATGCCGCATGCAAACACCGCGACCACCCGATCACTGTTGACTGTCCTGGCACTCGGCTTCAGTTCACCCCTTTGGGCACTCGAAGCGCCGAGCAAAGTCCTGGTCCCGACGCTGGCCTACGACGACCAGCAGATAATCCTGGTCTGGGAGAAACCCGCCGACCCTGCCGACATCGCCGATTACCACGTCTACGCCAATGGCAAGCTGCTCGGTGGTAGCAACGCCAACAACGGGCACGTGTCCCCGGCCAAACCCTATATCGACCGCTTCTACGAGCAGGACACGCGCAATTTCCACCACCGTATCGCCATCCACAGCTACACCGCAGTTGGCCTGGCCCCCGACACTGAATACCGCTTCACCGTGCGTTCGGTGGACCACGCCGGCAAGGAATCGGCCGACAGCCCGGTAATCGTCCAACGTACGACCGCCGTGCCGGCACTGTTCGACGTGCGCCACTATGGCGCCAAGGGCGACGGCCAGACCCTCGATACTGCCGCCATCCAGAAGGCCATCGACGCCTGCACCGTCGGCTGCAAAGTGCTGCTGCCAGCAGGTACCTACAAAAGCGGCGCGCTGTACCTCAAAAGCAACATGACCCTGGAAATCGCCGAGGGCGCGACCCTGCTCGGGTCCGAGCGCGCCGAAGACTACCCCCGCGATGGCTATATCCAGTACCCGTACTCCACCACCGTACGCCCGGCCTCGCTGATCAACGCCTTGCCGCGTGACCCGCGTGCGCACCAGGCATTCGAGAACATACGCATCGTCGGCAAGGGGGTCATTGATGGTAATGGCTGGAAGCGCAACGCCGACATCGTCGATGAACGTGGCCAACCGCTGCCGTTCTACCTGCCCAGCGACAACACCCGCTACCTGCAGGACGGCGTGCTGGCCAAGGCCCAGGTCGCTCGCGCCGTGGCCGAAGGCATGAACGTCAAGGATGCCTATGGCCAAATGCGCTCGTCGCTGGTCACCTTGCGCAACGTCAAGAACGTGTTCTATGGCGGCTTCACGGTCCTCAACCCGGCTTATCACGGCATCATGAACCTGGAGACCGAGAACGTGGTGCTGGCCAACACCACGCACAAGACCTACGACGCCAACAACGGCGATGGCATCGAATTCGCCAACAGCCGCGGCGCATTGGTGTTCAACAACTTCTTCGACACCGGCGATGACTGCGTCAACTTCGCAGCCGGCACCGGCGCCGATGCGGTCAAGCAAAGGCCCCAGGAAGACGCGTGGATCTTCAACAACTACTTCCGCAAGGGCCACGGCATGGTCGTGGCTGGCAGCCACACGGGGGCGTGGATCCAGAACATCCTGGCCGAAGATAACGTGTCTGACGGCACCGATACCGGCTTACGCATGAAGAGCACCAATTTCATGGGCGGTGGCGCGCGTAATGTGGTGTTCCGTGATTCGGCGATGCGCAATACGGTCAAGCAGGCGTTCATCTTCACCCTCGACTACAACGACCCGAACGCCAAGCTGGACTACAAGAAGTCGACCATCGCCGGCCAGTTCCGCGATGTGCGGGTTAGCAATGTAACGGTCGAGAATGCCCAACTGGCGGCGATCGAGGTCAAGGGCGACAGCCTGCACGGCGCTTACCACCAAGGCCTGTCCTTCGAGCGTGTGCGTTTCAGCGGGCCGGCCAAGGCCAAGATCGATGGCTTGAAGGGCTCACGGTTCGACACGGTCCACTTCAGCGAAACCGGCAGTGCCAACCCGTGGCAGGTCAGTGCCAGCGACGGGTTGGTCTTCGAGGATGTGCAACCGGCGCCTGAAGCGGCTCACTCGCTGTAG
- a CDS encoding ABC transporter ATP-binding protein, whose amino-acid sequence MSMIQAQSLNLSFGVGAACNQVLHDVDLTVEDGESFGLVGESGSGKTTVLRCLAGQYRHWNGALSIAGVPLQHKLPKEHFRKVQMVFQDPYGSLHPRHTIDTALREPLTIHGLGERDDRINDILVKVGLNDSFRYRYPHQLSGGQRQRVAIARALILEPRVLLLDEPTSALDVSVQAEILNLLADLRQREKLTYLMVTHDLGVVSHLCDKVAVMQQGRIVERLDSQALSQDLASHDYTRMLVQASRDFSAESPRMALV is encoded by the coding sequence ATGAGCATGATCCAAGCACAATCGCTGAACCTGAGTTTTGGTGTGGGCGCCGCCTGCAACCAGGTGCTGCACGATGTCGACCTGACGGTCGAAGACGGCGAGTCGTTCGGCCTAGTGGGCGAGTCGGGTTCGGGCAAGACCACGGTCTTGCGCTGCCTGGCCGGGCAGTACCGGCACTGGAACGGGGCGCTGAGCATTGCCGGCGTCCCGCTGCAGCACAAGTTGCCCAAGGAACACTTTCGCAAGGTCCAGATGGTGTTCCAAGACCCTTACGGTTCGCTGCACCCGCGGCACACCATCGACACCGCGTTGCGCGAGCCGTTGACCATTCATGGCCTGGGCGAGCGCGATGACCGCATCAACGACATCCTGGTCAAGGTCGGCTTGAACGACAGCTTCCGTTACCGCTACCCGCACCAGCTGTCAGGCGGGCAACGCCAGCGCGTGGCGATCGCCCGGGCGCTGATTCTCGAACCCCGGGTGTTGCTGCTGGACGAGCCGACGTCGGCCCTCGATGTGTCGGTGCAGGCAGAGATTCTCAACCTGCTGGCGGACCTGCGTCAGCGCGAGAAACTCACCTACCTGATGGTGACCCATGACCTGGGTGTGGTCAGCCATTTGTGCGACAAGGTCGCGGTGATGCAACAGGGGCGGATTGTCGAGCGCCTGGACAGCCAAGCCTTGAGCCAGGACCTGGCCAGCCACGACTACACCCGCATGCTGGTGCAGGCCAGCCGCGATTTCAGTGCTGAATCGCCGCGTATGGCGCTCGTCTGA
- a CDS encoding ABC transporter ATP-binding protein, protein MSTLKLTVDSLNVRFVNGKKEMHAVRDVSFTLGREKLAIVGESGSGKSTVGRSLLKLHPNSTQITAKALQFGDVDLLSASEKAMQKIRGQRISMIMQDPKYSLNPVVKVGDQIAEAYLAHHKASRSEARERVLLMLEKVHIRDPKRVYNLYPHEVSGGMGQRIMIAMMVITNPEVIIADEPTSALDVSVRQQVLNVLEELVVEQQMGLIFVSHDLNLVRNYCDRVLVMYAGRVVESLAACDLQYAEHPYTRGLLAALPSMDNRRPRLPVLQRDPLWLTC, encoded by the coding sequence ATGTCGACGCTCAAACTCACTGTCGATTCGCTCAATGTGCGCTTCGTCAATGGCAAGAAAGAAATGCACGCGGTACGCGATGTGTCGTTCACCTTGGGCCGCGAGAAGCTCGCCATTGTCGGCGAGTCCGGTTCGGGCAAGTCCACCGTCGGGCGCAGCCTGCTCAAGCTGCACCCCAATAGCACGCAGATCACTGCCAAGGCCCTGCAGTTCGGCGATGTCGACTTGCTCAGTGCCAGCGAAAAGGCCATGCAGAAGATTCGCGGCCAGCGCATTTCGATGATCATGCAAGACCCCAAGTATTCGCTCAACCCGGTGGTCAAGGTGGGCGATCAGATTGCCGAAGCCTACCTGGCGCACCACAAGGCCAGCCGCAGCGAGGCCCGTGAGCGGGTCTTGCTGATGCTGGAAAAGGTCCATATCCGTGACCCCAAGCGGGTCTACAACCTGTACCCGCATGAAGTCAGCGGCGGCATGGGCCAGCGCATCATGATCGCCATGATGGTCATCACCAACCCGGAGGTGATCATCGCGGATGAGCCGACCTCGGCGCTGGATGTGTCGGTACGCCAGCAGGTGCTCAATGTGCTCGAAGAACTGGTGGTGGAACAGCAGATGGGGCTGATTTTCGTCAGCCACGACCTCAACCTGGTCCGCAACTACTGCGACAGGGTGCTGGTGATGTATGCCGGGCGGGTGGTCGAGTCGCTGGCCGCCTGCGACCTGCAATATGCCGAACACCCCTATACCCGTGGCCTGCTGGCGGCCCTGCCGAGCATGGACAACCGCCGCCCACGCCTGCCGGTCCTGCAACGCGACCCGCTGTGGCTCACCTGCTGA
- a CDS encoding FadR/GntR family transcriptional regulator produces the protein MERVNPERRVSLAQQLVLELSRSILAGELPAGTKLPTEQAFTEARKVSRTVVREAMSRLQAEGLVETRRGIGTFVVDTTRPGDFQDSQHEKGSALDAVALIELRLSLEVECAALAAQRATSSQLQAIADALGEANAVGPLHQDSTRIVFEFHLQIALCTGNSFFIDAMRHLADTLMRGAQSNVTQQQRAQQVREREQIYAALAHQDADAARAAMRLHLTNELHRAQQAAQPPA, from the coding sequence ATGGAGCGTGTCAACCCTGAACGACGTGTCAGCCTGGCCCAGCAACTGGTGCTTGAACTGTCACGTAGCATACTGGCCGGCGAGCTACCGGCGGGCACCAAGTTGCCGACCGAACAAGCCTTTACCGAGGCGCGCAAGGTCAGCCGTACCGTGGTTCGCGAAGCGATGTCGCGGCTGCAGGCAGAGGGCCTGGTCGAGACCCGCCGAGGCATCGGCACGTTCGTGGTCGACACCACCCGGCCAGGCGACTTTCAGGACAGCCAGCACGAGAAGGGCAGCGCCCTCGATGCGGTGGCGCTCATCGAATTGCGCTTGAGCCTGGAGGTGGAGTGCGCTGCGCTTGCTGCGCAGCGTGCTACGTCAAGCCAGTTGCAGGCCATTGCCGACGCCCTGGGCGAAGCCAATGCTGTGGGGCCGTTGCACCAGGACAGCACGCGCATCGTATTCGAGTTTCACCTGCAAATTGCCCTGTGCACCGGCAACAGCTTCTTTATCGATGCCATGCGCCACCTGGCCGATACCCTGATGCGTGGCGCGCAGAGCAACGTTACCCAACAGCAACGCGCACAACAGGTGCGTGAGCGCGAGCAGATTTATGCTGCACTCGCGCACCAGGACGCCGATGCCGCCCGGGCAGCGATGCGGCTGCACCTGACCAACGAACTGCACCGTGCGCAACAAGCGGCCCAGCCCCCGGCGTAA
- a CDS encoding FadR/GntR family transcriptional regulator encodes MSDLTAIARIKPRRLAESLVERFAQRMRDGTLKRGDKLPTETQIMAAESVSRSVVRDALSRMQAAGLVETQHGVGTFVLDMPAPEGFNVGPATIVLLSDVLDLLEFRLSLEVQAAGMAAERATPQAIDELEQALQALLQGPEKSGSTTNADFQFHLKIAKAAGNPYLIDIMKHLGTKLIPRTRMNSAYTGQSNRSTYLAGINAEHQQIFDAIVSKQVDAARAAMFLHLSNSRMRLREAQKHQAVYSE; translated from the coding sequence ATGTCTGACCTCACGGCTATTGCCCGAATCAAACCTCGCCGCCTGGCCGAATCGTTGGTCGAACGCTTTGCCCAACGCATGCGTGACGGCACCCTCAAACGCGGCGACAAACTGCCCACCGAAACGCAGATCATGGCCGCCGAAAGCGTCAGTCGCTCGGTAGTGCGTGATGCGTTGTCGCGCATGCAGGCGGCAGGCCTGGTCGAGACCCAGCATGGCGTCGGCACCTTCGTCCTCGACATGCCGGCACCCGAAGGCTTCAACGTCGGGCCCGCTACCATTGTGCTGTTGTCCGACGTCCTCGACCTGCTGGAGTTCCGCCTAAGCCTGGAAGTCCAGGCTGCAGGCATGGCCGCCGAACGGGCCACGCCACAGGCCATCGACGAGCTGGAGCAAGCGTTGCAGGCGTTGCTGCAAGGCCCGGAAAAGTCCGGCAGTACCACCAACGCCGACTTCCAGTTCCACCTGAAGATCGCCAAAGCGGCCGGCAACCCGTACCTCATCGACATCATGAAACACCTGGGCACCAAGCTGATCCCGCGCACCCGGATGAACTCCGCCTATACCGGGCAGAGCAACCGCAGCACCTACCTGGCGGGGATCAACGCCGAACACCAGCAAATCTTCGACGCCATCGTCAGCAAGCAGGTCGATGCGGCGCGTGCGGCCATGTTCCTGCATTTGAGCAATAGCCGCATGCGCCTGCGCGAGGCGCAGAAACACCAGGCTGTCTACAGCGAGTGA
- a CDS encoding phosphotransferase system, HPr-related protein yields the protein MSRPDEPKPYTPTEIDDTEDRMGSVHELDFSDRHDEREGRVGDERPAREDEHEFPPQRVAESGMTGGEALSDSLHEDNVTYDDMSPDTLLDETGARDPFEEGDGEGPADQSLRQVNANEIGGGFGLDEAELARSAPLDGEPWTDDVVDEEDKS from the coding sequence ATGTCTCGCCCCGATGAACCCAAGCCTTACACACCTACCGAAATCGACGACACCGAAGACCGCATGGGCAGTGTCCATGAGCTGGACTTCAGTGACCGTCACGACGAACGCGAAGGGCGGGTGGGCGACGAACGACCTGCCCGTGAAGACGAGCATGAGTTTCCACCACAGCGCGTCGCCGAAAGTGGCATGACCGGCGGCGAAGCGTTGAGCGACAGCCTGCACGAAGACAACGTCACCTATGACGACATGAGCCCGGATACCTTGCTGGACGAGACCGGTGCTCGCGACCCGTTTGAAGAGGGTGACGGCGAAGGGCCGGCAGACCAGTCGTTGCGGCAAGTCAATGCTAACGAGATTGGCGGTGGTTTTGGGCTGGATGAGGCTGAACTGGCGCGTTCGGCGCCATTGGACGGTGAGCCGTGGACCGATGATGTGGTTGATGAGGAAGATAAGTCCTAA
- the clsB gene encoding cardiolipin synthase ClsB — protein MNRPWLEGNSVQLLINGEEYYPRVFEAMAQAREEILLETFIIFDDKVGQQLQQVLIDAAQRGVRVEVAVDGYGTADLPDTFISAMTEAGVNFHAFDPQPRLVGMRTNLFRRLHRKIVVIDGQRAFIGGINYSADHLGDYGSMAKQDYAVEVTGPVVAQVHATSRRLMSPVLQPPSEVRPVTEPTGAITALLVERDNGQRRTAIEAQYLQAFRAARQRIVVANAYFFPGYRLLRELRNAARRGVDVTLILQGQPDMRWVRALSRLLYNYLLRDGVHIHEYCSRPLHGKVALVDDQWATVGSSNLDPLSLSLNLEANLFIRDHGFNQQLHQHLQSLASEECKAVTLERMVRGYWWRAPLIFLCFHAIRHFPRIAGWFPAHRQRLRSVQPEVEAHGDMHEGQT, from the coding sequence ATGAACCGACCTTGGCTAGAGGGCAACAGCGTGCAGCTGTTGATCAACGGCGAAGAGTATTACCCGCGCGTGTTTGAAGCGATGGCCCAGGCGCGGGAGGAAATCCTGCTGGAGACGTTCATCATCTTCGATGACAAGGTCGGCCAGCAGTTGCAGCAGGTGCTGATAGACGCCGCGCAGCGCGGCGTGCGCGTCGAAGTGGCGGTCGATGGTTACGGCACTGCCGACCTGCCCGACACGTTCATCTCGGCCATGACCGAAGCCGGCGTCAACTTTCATGCCTTCGACCCGCAGCCCCGGCTGGTGGGCATGCGCACCAACCTGTTCCGCCGCCTGCACCGCAAGATCGTGGTCATCGATGGGCAGCGCGCGTTCATCGGCGGTATCAACTACAGTGCCGATCACCTGGGCGACTACGGCTCCATGGCCAAGCAGGACTATGCCGTGGAGGTTACCGGCCCGGTGGTCGCGCAGGTGCATGCCACCAGCCGTCGCCTGATGTCCCCCGTGCTGCAGCCACCCAGTGAGGTGCGTCCTGTCACCGAGCCCACCGGGGCTATCACTGCCCTGCTGGTCGAGCGCGACAATGGCCAGCGCAGAACGGCCATCGAAGCCCAGTACCTGCAAGCCTTCCGCGCTGCCCGGCAGCGTATCGTGGTGGCCAATGCCTATTTCTTTCCGGGTTACCGGTTGCTGCGGGAGCTGCGCAACGCGGCGAGGCGTGGGGTGGATGTGACCTTAATATTGCAAGGCCAGCCAGACATGCGCTGGGTGCGGGCCTTGTCCCGGCTGTTGTACAACTATCTTCTGCGCGATGGTGTGCACATTCACGAGTACTGCAGCCGGCCTTTGCATGGCAAGGTCGCGCTGGTCGATGACCAGTGGGCCACTGTCGGCTCGAGCAATCTCGACCCCTTGAGCCTGTCGTTGAACCTTGAAGCCAACCTGTTCATCCGCGATCACGGCTTCAACCAACAATTGCATCAGCACCTGCAGTCGCTGGCCAGCGAAGAGTGCAAGGCCGTCACCTTGGAGCGGATGGTTCGCGGTTACTGGTGGCGTGCGCCGCTGATTTTCCTGTGCTTCCACGCCATACGTCACTTTCCGCGCATTGCCGGCTGGTTCCCGGCGCACCGCCAGCGCCTGCGCTCGGTGCAGCCGGAGGTAGAAGCCCACGGCGATATGCATGAGGGCCAGACGTGA
- a CDS encoding lysylphosphatidylglycerol synthase domain-containing protein → MARKRWQIWAKRLFTLLFLLLIPALLFMLARNLDWDEVRQSLLAYKPGTLAIGLAVALFSYLTFASYDLLARAYTGHNLPARQVLPVAFVCYAFNLNFTTWVGGVALRYRLYGRLGLDTATITRILTLGLLTNWMGYMLLAGTVFALRLVDLPDSWAVGATGLQLIGFGLLAIAIGYLLACGFAKKRTWQWRDHEVTLPGWRLALAQVALGASNWALMALLIFWLLPGEAFYPSILGILLISCVAGVVAHIPAGLGVLETVFLALLHGQMQQGTLVAALLGYRTLYYLLPLLLAVITYLILEKRAKAMRQRDNPA, encoded by the coding sequence ATGGCGCGTAAACGTTGGCAAATCTGGGCCAAGCGCCTGTTCACCTTGCTCTTCCTTTTGTTGATTCCAGCCTTGCTGTTCATGCTGGCGCGCAACCTGGACTGGGACGAGGTGCGCCAGTCGCTGCTGGCCTACAAGCCTGGCACTCTGGCGATCGGGTTGGCGGTTGCGCTGTTCAGCTACCTGACGTTTGCCAGCTACGACCTGCTGGCGCGTGCCTATACAGGCCACAACCTGCCTGCCAGGCAGGTGTTGCCTGTGGCATTCGTCTGTTATGCCTTCAACCTCAACTTCACCACCTGGGTGGGCGGCGTCGCGTTGCGTTATCGGCTGTACGGCCGGCTAGGTCTGGATACCGCGACGATCACCCGCATCCTGACCCTTGGCTTACTCACCAACTGGATGGGCTACATGTTGTTGGCGGGTACGGTATTCGCCCTGCGCCTGGTGGACCTGCCGGACAGTTGGGCAGTCGGGGCAACGGGGTTGCAACTGATCGGGTTTGGCTTGCTGGCAATCGCCATCGGCTACTTGCTGGCCTGCGGCTTTGCGAAAAAACGCACCTGGCAATGGCGTGATCACGAAGTCACCTTGCCTGGCTGGCGTCTGGCGCTGGCCCAGGTTGCCCTTGGCGCCAGCAACTGGGCGTTGATGGCCTTGCTGATCTTCTGGTTGCTGCCTGGCGAAGCCTTCTACCCATCGATCCTCGGGATACTGCTGATCAGTTGCGTGGCCGGCGTGGTTGCGCACATCCCGGCCGGGCTTGGCGTGCTTGAGACGGTGTTTCTGGCGTTGCTGCATGGCCAGATGCAACAGGGTACGCTGGTAGCAGCATTGCTGGGGTATCGCACGCTGTATTACCTGCTTCCGCTGCTGTTGGCAGTCATCACGTACCTGATTCTGGAGAAACGCGCCAAGGCCATGCGCCAGCGTGATAATCCGGCCTAG
- a CDS encoding ABC transporter substrate-binding protein, translating to MKTALPPLHMSLLGAILALAPMAAVQAKTPADQLIVGMSMVNLFSIDPANAPGLDASGVNANLYDTLVKRDQGNPEKHLPQLAERWDISEDGKQITFHLRNDVKFHSGNPLTAEDVAWSLYRVMKLNFGLATTWKAYGYNVDNIQALIRATDAQTLVVDLPQPTDPLLLIDSLATSPSAVIVDRLEVLKHEKNGDLGAAWLVTHEAGSGPFTLAKWSANDALVMNRFDGYWAGPAKMKRVLVRHMTESQSLRLMLERGDLDLAYGMAAPDIKAVERSDQLQVQPLQRGTMYYVAMSMKQPEFANPKVREAVRYLIDYKGIDEQVMPHYGMLNQQPMQLGLDARLPDPGYRLDVAKAKALLSEAGYPEGFSTTLRTLSEPPFIDIAARMQSTLAEGGIKASIVTGTGNQVYGAMRARNFEMIVARGAERYPHPYFSLRTFVYNPDNSDAAGLPNFQGWRASFFDQQLNALIDQAGVERDAGKRLNLYHQAQQRYDQQVGPIMMISQMTDTAVSAVDVKGFTGDDAEATRYLGVYKQR from the coding sequence ATGAAGACTGCACTTCCCCCGCTGCACATGAGCCTGCTGGGTGCAATCCTGGCCCTGGCGCCGATGGCCGCCGTGCAGGCCAAGACCCCTGCCGACCAGTTGATCGTCGGCATGAGCATGGTCAACCTGTTTTCCATCGACCCGGCCAATGCGCCGGGCCTGGATGCCTCCGGGGTCAACGCCAACCTGTACGACACCTTGGTCAAGCGCGACCAGGGCAACCCGGAAAAACACCTGCCACAGCTGGCCGAACGCTGGGACATCAGCGAAGACGGCAAGCAGATCACCTTCCATTTGCGCAACGACGTCAAATTCCATTCCGGCAACCCGCTGACCGCCGAGGATGTGGCTTGGTCGCTGTACCGGGTGATGAAGCTCAACTTCGGCCTGGCCACCACCTGGAAGGCCTACGGCTACAACGTCGACAACATCCAGGCGCTGATCCGCGCCACCGATGCACAGACCCTGGTGGTCGACTTGCCACAACCGACTGACCCGCTGCTGCTGATCGACTCGCTGGCGACCTCGCCCAGTGCGGTCATTGTCGACCGCCTAGAAGTGCTGAAGCATGAAAAAAACGGCGACCTCGGCGCCGCCTGGCTGGTCACCCATGAAGCGGGGAGCGGCCCGTTCACGCTGGCCAAGTGGAGTGCCAACGATGCGTTGGTGATGAACCGTTTCGACGGCTACTGGGCTGGCCCGGCGAAAATGAAGCGGGTGCTGGTGCGGCACATGACCGAGTCGCAATCGCTGCGCCTGATGCTCGAACGCGGCGACCTGGACCTCGCCTACGGCATGGCCGCACCGGATATCAAAGCCGTCGAGCGCTCTGACCAGTTGCAGGTGCAGCCCTTGCAGCGCGGCACCATGTACTACGTGGCGATGAGCATGAAGCAGCCGGAGTTCGCCAACCCGAAAGTACGCGAAGCCGTGCGTTACCTGATTGATTACAAAGGCATCGACGAACAGGTCATGCCGCATTACGGCATGCTCAACCAGCAACCGATGCAACTGGGCCTGGACGCGCGCCTGCCAGACCCTGGCTACCGGCTCGACGTGGCCAAAGCCAAGGCGTTGCTGAGCGAAGCCGGCTACCCGGAAGGCTTCAGTACCACGCTGCGGACGCTGTCTGAACCGCCCTTCATCGACATTGCCGCGCGCATGCAATCGACCCTGGCCGAAGGCGGCATCAAGGCCAGCATCGTCACCGGCACCGGCAACCAGGTGTACGGCGCCATGCGTGCGCGCAACTTTGAAATGATCGTGGCCCGTGGGGCCGAGCGCTATCCGCACCCGTACTTCAGCCTACGCACCTTCGTCTACAACCCCGACAACAGTGATGCCGCCGGGCTGCCCAACTTCCAGGGCTGGCGCGCGTCGTTCTTCGACCAACAGCTGAATGCGCTGATCGACCAGGCTGGGGTCGAGCGTGACGCCGGCAAGCGCCTGAACCTGTACCACCAGGCACAGCAGCGTTACGACCAACAGGTCGGCCCGATCATGATGATCTCGCAGATGACCGACACCGCCGTCAGTGCAGTGGACGTCAAGGGCTTCACCGGCGATGACGCCGAGGCGACCCGTTACCTGGGCGTCTACAAGCAACGCTGA